In the Populus trichocarpa isolate Nisqually-1 chromosome 1, P.trichocarpa_v4.1, whole genome shotgun sequence genome, one interval contains:
- the LOC7470760 gene encoding probable zinc metallopeptidase EGY3, chloroplastic encodes MATLSTSSHFSLSPCTIKTKNIKSNPCSGISCSLTTNRLAQNTHLCFYPCSKNKPGEPLKFTIRNEQETEAKRHSFRKRHSFGRRTSLSFSLVTKENHLKPVMSSAKDEGESEQTSSSSVAVITDKTESETKESPEVELSKESDRLDKDKEKQQEMDWKTDEEFKKFMGNPSIEAAIKLEKKRADRKLKELDRESSDNPIVGLFNRLVRDSLTREKERLEKAEEAFRALDLNKLKSCFGFDTFFATDARRFGDGGIFIGNLRKPIEEVIPKLEKKLSEAAGREVVVWFMEEKNDDITKQACVVQPKSEMDLQFESIKLSTPWGYISAIVLCVATFGTIALMSGFFLKPNATFDDYIADVAPLFGGFLTILGVSEIATRVTAAHYDVKLSPSFLVPSNWTGCLGVMNNYESLLPNRKALFDIPVARTASAYLTSLVLAITAFVTDGSFNGGDNALYIRPQFFYNNPLLSFIQFVIGPYTDDLGNVLPYAVEGVGVPVDPLAFAGLLGMVVTSLNLLPCGRLEGGRIAQAMYGRNTATLLSFATSLLLGIGGLSGSVLCLAWGLFATFFRGGEEIPAKDEITPLGDDRLAWGVVLGLICFLTLFPNGGGTFSSPFLSDPFFRGDM; translated from the exons ATGGCAACTCTCTCAACCTCTTCACATTTTTCTCTATCTCCATGCACTATCAAAACTAAGAACATTAAAAGCAACCCATGCAGCGGCATCTCATGTTCTTTAACCACGAACCGCCTTGCCCAAAACACGCACCTTTGCTTTTATCCATGCTCTAAAAACAAACCAGGAGAGCCCCTTAAATTTACCATCAGAAATGAGCAAGAAACTGAAGCCAAAAGGCATTCATTTCGTAAAAGACACTCATTTGGACGAAGAACCAGCCTCTCATTCTCTCTtgttacaaaagaaaatcatttgaaGCCTGTTATGTCCTCTGCCAAAGATGAGGGAGAAAGTGAGCAGACTTCTTCATCTTCAGTCGCAGTGATTACTGACAAGACCGAAAGTGAAACAAAAGAGAGTCCAGAAGTGGAATTGAGCAAAGAAAGTGATCGATTGGATAAGGATAAAGAGAAACAACAAGAGATGGACTGGAAGACTGATGAAGAGTTCAAGAAGTTCATGGGGAATCCTTCCATAGAGGCAGCAATAAAGCTGGAGAAGAAAAGGGCTGATAGAAAGCTTAAGGAACTTGATAGGGAAAGCAGTGATAATCCAATTGTGGGGTTGTTTAATAGATTGGTTCGTGACAGTTTGACTAGGGAAAAAGAGAGGTTGGAGAAGGCTGAGGAGGCTTTTAGGGCTCTTGATCTTAATAAG TTAAAGAGCTGTTTCGGGTTTGACACCTTTTTTGCTACTGATGCTCGAAGATTTGGTGATGGGGGGATTTTTATTGGGAATTTGAGGAAACCCATTGAAGAGGTCATTCCTAAACTGGAGAAAAAGCTATCTGAAGCAGCAGGGCGGGAGGTAGTTGTGTGGTTCATGGAGGAAAAGAACGATGACATAACAAAACAG GCTTGTGTGGTGCAACCCAAGTCAGAGATGGATCTCCAGTTCGAATCAATTAAGCTGAGCACACCTTGGGGCTATATCAGTGCTATAGTCTTATGTGTGGCCACTTTTGGGACGATAGCTTTGATGAGTGGCTTCTTCCTGAAGCCAAATGCAACTTTTGATGACTATATTGCTGATGTTGCTCCTCTTTTTGGTGGCTTCCTCACTATTTTGGGAGTTTCTGAG ATAGCCACAAGAGTAACAGCAGCTCATTATGATGTCAAACTCAGCCCATCATTTCTTGTTCCATCCAATTGGACTGGATGCTTGGGAGTGATGAACAATTATGAATCCCTGCTTCCAAATAGGAAGGCCCTTTTTGATATTCCAGTGGCAAGAACAGCAAGTGCATATTTGACATCTCTAGTGCTGGCGATTACTGCTTTCGTGACTGATGGTAGCTTCAATGGCGGTGACAATGCACT GTATATAAGGCCACAATTCTTCTACAACAACCCTTTGCTTTCTTTCATCCAGTTTGTCATCGGACCTTATACAGATGACCTTGGGAACGTATTGCCTTATGCAGTGGAGGGTGTGGGGGTTCCTGTTGATCCCCTTGCTTTTGCTGGACTTTTAG GAATGGTGGTGACTTCTTTGAACTTGTTGCCCTGTGGAAGACTTGAAGGAGGCCGCATAGCTCAAGCTATGTATGGGAGAAATACAGCAACTTTGCTGTCTTTTGCAACATCCCTTTTACTTGGTATTGGTGGTCTAAGTGGCAGTGTCCTTTGTTTGGCTTGGGGATTGTTCGCAACATTTTTCCGGGGTGGAGAAGAAATACCTGCTAAAGATGAGATCACCCCTTTGGGAGATGACAGGCTTGCTTGGGGCGTTGTTCTCGGTCTTATCTGTTTCCTCACACTTTTCCCCAATGGCGGAGGAACATTCTCCAGTCCATTCCTCAGTGACCCTTTTTTCAGGGGTGATATGTGA